The bacterium genome has a segment encoding these proteins:
- a CDS encoding (2Fe-2S)-binding protein, translating to MKRAISVTVNGTKYSSEVEPRLLLVHYIRDTLGLTGTHVGCDTSNCGACTIMLNGRAVKSCTLLSVQADGAQLQTVEGLATNGDLHPIQQGFWEEHGLQCGFCTPGMMMAALELLRRHPDPSETQIREGLEGNLCRCTGYQHIVNAIQNAAGKMRGAPVR from the coding sequence GTGAAGCGGGCGATCAGCGTCACGGTGAACGGCACGAAGTACTCCAGCGAGGTGGAGCCCCGCCTGCTGTTGGTTCACTACATCCGCGACACCCTCGGCCTTACCGGCACGCACGTGGGGTGCGACACCAGCAACTGCGGCGCGTGCACGATTATGCTGAACGGGCGGGCCGTCAAGTCATGCACGCTCCTCTCCGTGCAGGCAGACGGCGCGCAGCTGCAAACCGTCGAAGGCCTGGCGACCAACGGCGACCTACATCCGATCCAGCAGGGGTTCTGGGAAGAGCACGGCCTCCAGTGCGGCTTCTGCACGCCGGGCATGATGATGGCGGCGCTCGAACTGCTGCGGCGCCATCCGGATCCGTCCGAGACGCAGATCCGCGAGGGCCTGGAGGGTAATCTCTGCCGCTGCACCGGCTACCAGCACATCGTCAACGCGATCCAGAACGCCGCCGGCAAGATGCGCGGCGCGCCGGTCCGCTAA